A single window of Larimichthys crocea isolate SSNF chromosome XII, L_crocea_2.0, whole genome shotgun sequence DNA harbors:
- the fbf1 gene encoding fas-binding factor 1 homolog isoform X6, which yields MATNLKGKPSKSSFGDDDLLDSLFEDKKHPVRLKATRGGALNRSSATDNIFSMLAEEVKRDGGDTEDSDVSAADPNDILKNMKGMDDMDADLFASKKKPSSAPAQTNRLGNEGPKKDSLGSKPEGADESTTRVKKPNSAPSSTAHSYKKFTFSDPDDPLADLLDDLLPEETKSETKSSIQRAKPGKSAASPAASPVLKTETSKTAAKRGDLTFDDDKDDLMDALGFDGDKSYPKKKETALWSNKDKSEPPQRARTRLDEILESLTSPRLLERPATGELKDQLQSQEKQQQEKTSGVKESLLEDDLTFGSYQPTLVSTPEGRQSRRQSVRFSTEDVSSSTPEKKPKPTTPTPIRKRNSADWLGLKTSDDYTFLEGEAKEAKASTDSPKAPSSPSLVRKSSLTGSHNTSTAKMAAETPTNPTDNTTKQTKPDVSKSQRREEESDDWLAGALSRKKALSGSNSEAKTSKQEDSLGLGEEMDLDSVVSRQVTPQAPRAREDTLPSPKETSSTFLGQPSPTAHSTPVREKGTKQVPAASIIQTPPEPQSQPQHLPSDRGSKVLRGPSQASDETPQQLPLFNPVSAMLPGSVWSVPQQSQMQNASTAAQQQVTLSADSLQQLLLQQQKMMQSQLLGPGALQRLKETEQQPGDYQALKARIIQLEGQVKTLQLERDQSQMLLENIQQRHKQDMELVENAHKARVKLLEESAAQRETQARQECEDLMERLATATRSAERERSELQAQYQRKLAQAQQDRDREVERLRDLQRKSILEMKKDHEDQVHRLKKLKDEEIDAVTSATSQTRSLTVVIEQMEQFSSRLGELSSRVESTHEHTAHGLEQGARHRDEQLRLMQDRLAQQQKSMVEERAYLKEIISRMDTQLNEQQRQLEKERWKMTAEQAKAESTQRGLEDERRALSMQINMEREELERAKSALLEEQKTVMQHCAEERRKLAAEWAHFHTLEKQRHERAEREVSSLLEKREGSILSLAQEQADLKLHTAELKQKEIAVAHERETLERLRDELHREKEKISSTALRLETRAHEVEAFSKLAEEKHEEGKRALQEAKRVEAEHEARLTSIHTQTERLRQQEKQILQERMRLSKLQKETDRLRQDAPITSLPQIIPPILPDEGSFLPNPEFTSTLDVPPSTLFTSSQSMALQASLALWKYTAEKDREYLQEEQVFLDNLKKKPYRSCLNTD from the exons ATG GCTACAAATCTGAAGGGCAAGCCATCCAAGA GTTCATTCGGAGATGACGATTTGCTTGACAGCTTGTTTGAGGATAAAA AACACCCAGTGAGGCTGAAAGCAACCCGGGGTGGAGCCCTGAATCG ctCGTCTGCCACCGATAACATCTTCAGTATGCTggcagaggaggtgaagagggacGGCGGGGACACAGAG GACTCTGATGTCTCAGCAGCAGATCCCAATGACATACTGAAGAACATGAAG GGCATGGACGATATGGACGCCGACCTTTTTGCGTCAAAGAAAAAGCCGAGTTCAGCTCCTGCACAAACAAATCGGCTCGGTAACGAAGGGCCAAAGAAAGACTCTTTAGGAAGTAAACCAGAGGGAGCAG ATGAATCCACCACAAGAGTGAAGAAGCCAAACTCTGCACCCTCGTCCACTGCACATAGCTACAAGAAGTTCACCTTCTCTG ATCCAGACGACCCCCTGGCTGATCTACTTGATGACTTACTTCCAGAAGAAACCAAGTCTGAAACTAAATCCAGCATCCAGCGGGCCAAACCTGGAAAATCTGCAGCATCTCCTGCAGCATCTCCGGTCCTAAAGACTGAAACAT CTAAGACAGCAGCAAAACGAGGTGATCTCACGTTTGACGATGATAAGGACGACCTCATGGATGCACTTGGATTTGACGGCGATAAAAGCTACCCCAAGAAAAAAGAGACTGCGCTTTGGTCCAACAAAGACAA GAGTGAGCCCCCACAGAGAGCTCGTACAAGACTAGATGAGATCCTGGAGAGTTTGACTTCACCTCGTCTTCTGGAGCGGCCTGCGACGGGCGAGTTGAAGGACCAGCTTCAGTCCCAAGAGAAGCAGCAACAAGAGAAGACCTCCGGTGTGAAAG aatcacttttagAAGATGACCTCACATTCGGTTCCTATCAGCCCACGCTGGTGTCCACGCCTGAAGGGCGCCAGTCTCGCAGACAgtctgtcag ATTTTCTACAGAGGATGTGAGTTCTTCTACCCCGGAGAAGAAACCAAaacccaccacccccacccccattCGAAAACGCAACTCAGCCGACTGGCTGGGCCTCAAGACAAGCGACGACTACACCTTTTTAGAAGGTGAAGCCAAAGAGGCCAAGGCCTCGACAGATTCTCCGAAGGCTCCGTCCTCTCCTTCACTAGTGAGAAAATCCTCCCTGACTGGTAGCCACAACACATCGACTGCAAAAATGGCAGCAGAAACTCCAACCAACCCAACTGACAatacaaccaaacaaaccaagCCAGATGTTTCTAAAAGccagaggagggaagaagaatcGGATGACTGGTTGGCGGGAGCACTGAGCAGGAAGAAGGCTCTGTCCGGGTCGAACTCTGAGGCAAAAACGTCCAAGCAGGAAGACTCTTTAGGCCTGGGAGAAGAAATGGATCTGGATTCAGTTGTTAG TAGACAAGTCACTCCACAAGCTCCCAGGGCCAGAGAGGACACTCTTCCATCTCCCAAGGAAACCAG CAGCACTTTTCTTGGACAGCCCAGCCCCACCGCTCACTCCACTCCTGTCAGAGAGAAGGGGACCAAGCAAG TTCCTGCTGCTAGCATTATCCAGACCCCACCCGAGCCTCAGTCCCAACCCCAACATTTACCGTCCGATAGGGGATCCAAGGTGCTACGAGGGCCCAGCCAGGCTTCGGATGAAACCCCTCAGCAGCTGCCGTTGTTTAACCCTGTGTCTGCTATGCTGCCCGGCTCAGTGTGGT cAGTTCCACAGCAAAGCCAAATGCAGAATGCATCGACCGCTGCCCAACAACAg GTGACACTTTCAGCGgacagtctgcagcagctgcttctgcagcagcag AAGATGATGCAGTCTCAGTTGCTGGGTCCTGGGGCCCTGCAGAGACTcaaagaaacagagcagcaacCTGGAGACTATCAAGCTTTAAAGGCTCGCATCATCCAGCTGGAGGGACAG GTGAAGACTCTGCAGCTGGAGCGAGACCAAAGCCAAATGTTACTAGAAAACATCCAGCAGCGGCATAAACAAGATATGGAGCTCGTGGAGAACGCACACAA GGCTCGTGTGAAACTGCTCGAGGAATcggcagcacagagagaaacacaagcGCGACAGGAGTGTGAAGACCTTATGGAACGTCTGGCCACGGCAACACGATCGGCTGAGCGGGAACGCTCGGAGCTGCAGGCTCAGTACCAACGCAAACTGGCTCAGGCCCAGCAAGACAGAGACCGCGAGGTGGAGAGACTCAGAGACCTCCAGAG GAAATCTATCTtggagatgaagaaagaccACGAGGACCAGGTCCACAGACTGAAGAAATTAAAGGACGAAGAGATCGATGCGGTTACAAGTGCAACATCTCAGACCAG GTCTCTGACAGTGGTGATTGAGCAGATGGAGCAGTTCTCCTCTCGGCTTGGAGAGCTTTCTTCTCGAGTGGAgagcacacatgaacacacggCTCATGGCCTGGAGCAAGGGGCACGGCACCGAGATGAGCAGCTTCGAC tgatgCAGGACCGTCTGGCCCAGCAGCAGAAATCCATGGTGGAGGAGAGAGCTTACCTCAAGGAAATAATTTCCAGGATGGACACTCAGCTCAATGAGCAGCAGAGACAGCTTGAGAAG GAACGCTGGAAGATGACGGCAGAGCAGGCGAAGGCAGAGTCTACCCAAAGAGGCCTGGAGGACGAGCGGCGCGCCCTCAGCATGCAGATCAACATGGAAAGAGAGGAGCTGGAAAGAGCCAAG AGTGCATTACTGGAAGAGCAGAAGACAGTGATGCAGCACTgcgcagaggagaggaggaagctggCAGCCGAGTGGGCTCACTTCCACACCCTGGAGAAACAGAGACACGAGAGGGCCGAGCGGGAGGTCAGCAGTCTcttggagaagagagagggctCCATCTTAAGTCTGGCACAG GAACAAGCGGACCTAAAGCTTCACACTGCAGAGCTGAAACAGAAGGAGATAGCTGTGGCGCATGAAAGAGAGACTCTCGAAAGACTAAGAGACGAactgcacagagagaaagagaaaataagcaGCACAGCTTTGAGACTTGAGACACGAGCCCACGAGGTGGAGGCCTTTAGCAAG CTCGCCGAAGAGAAGCACGAGGAAGGAAAACGAGCGTTGCAGGAGGCCAAACGCGTGGAGGCCGAGCACGAAGCGAGGCTCACCAGCATCCACACGCAGACAGAGCGGCTGAGGCAGCAGGAAAAACAGATTCTTCAG GAGCGAATGCGCTTGAGTAAGCTGcagaaggagacagacaggctgagacAAGACGCTCCGATTACATCTTTACCGCAGATTATTCCACCCATTCTACCAG aTGAAGGTTCATTCTTGCCAAACCCAGAGTTCACATCGACCCTGGATGTGCCCCCCTCTACTTTATTCACCAGCTCGCAGTCCATGGCTCTTCAGGCTAGTCTGGCTCTGTGGAAGTACACCGCAGAAAAG GACCGTGAGTACCTCCAAGAGGAGCAGGTCTTCTTGGACAATTTGAAGAAGAAACCTTACAGATCGTGTCTCAACACAGATTGA
- the fbf1 gene encoding fas-binding factor 1 homolog isoform X2, whose translation MATNLKGKPSKSSFGDDDLLDSLFEDKKHPVRLKATRGGALNRSSATDNIFSMLAEEVKRDGGDTEDSDVSAADPNDILKNMKGMDDMDADLFASKKKPSSAPAQTNRLGNEGPKKDSLGSKPEGADESTTRVKKPNSAPSSTAHSYKKFTFSDSEGDDDDEGLGQTPHTKDPDDPLADLLDDLLPEETKSETKSSIQRAKPGKSAASPAASPVLKTETSKTAAKRGDLTFDDDKDDLMDALGFDGDKSYPKKKETALWSNKDKSEPPQRARTRLDEILESLTSPRLLERPATGELKDQLQSQEKQQQEKTSGVKESLLEDDLTFGSYQPTLVSTPEGRQSRRQSVRFSTEDVSSSTPEKKPKPTTPTPIRKRNSADWLGLKTSDDYTFLEGEAKEAKASTDSPKAPSSPSLVRKSSLTGSHNTSTAKMAAETPTNPTDNTTKQTKPDVSKSQRREEESDDWLAGALSRKKALSGSNSEAKTSKQEDSLGLGEEMDLDSVVSRQVTPQAPRAREDTLPSPKETSSTFLGQPSPTAHSTPVREKGTKQVPAASIIQTPPEPQSQPQHLPSDRGSKVLRGPSQASDETPQQLPLFNPVSAMLPGSVWFPQQSQMQNASTAAQQQVTLSADSLQQLLLQQQKMMQSQLLGPGALQRLKETEQQPGDYQALKARIIQLEGQVKTLQLERDQSQMLLENIQQRHKQDMELVENAHKARVKLLEESAAQRETQARQECEDLMERLATATRSAERERSELQAQYQRKLAQAQQDRDREVERLRDLQRKSILEMKKDHEDQVHRLKKLKDEEIDAVTSATSQTRSLTVVIEQMEQFSSRLGELSSRVESTHEHTAHGLEQGARHRDEQLRLMQDRLAQQQKSMVEERAYLKEIISRMDTQLNEQQRQLEKERWKMTAEQAKAESTQRGLEDERRALSMQINMEREELERAKSALLEEQKTVMQHCAEERRKLAAEWAHFHTLEKQRHERAEREVSSLLEKREGSILSLAQEQADLKLHTAELKQKEIAVAHERETLERLRDELHREKEKISSTALRLETRAHEVEAFSKLAEEKHEEGKRALQEAKRVEAEHEARLTSIHTQTERLRQQEKQILQERMRLSKLQKETDRLRQDAPITSLPQIIPPILPDEGSFLPNPEFTSTLDVPPSTLFTSSQSMALQASLALWKYTAEKDREYLQEEQVFLDNLKKKPYRSCLNTD comes from the exons ATG GCTACAAATCTGAAGGGCAAGCCATCCAAGA GTTCATTCGGAGATGACGATTTGCTTGACAGCTTGTTTGAGGATAAAA AACACCCAGTGAGGCTGAAAGCAACCCGGGGTGGAGCCCTGAATCG ctCGTCTGCCACCGATAACATCTTCAGTATGCTggcagaggaggtgaagagggacGGCGGGGACACAGAG GACTCTGATGTCTCAGCAGCAGATCCCAATGACATACTGAAGAACATGAAG GGCATGGACGATATGGACGCCGACCTTTTTGCGTCAAAGAAAAAGCCGAGTTCAGCTCCTGCACAAACAAATCGGCTCGGTAACGAAGGGCCAAAGAAAGACTCTTTAGGAAGTAAACCAGAGGGAGCAG ATGAATCCACCACAAGAGTGAAGAAGCCAAACTCTGCACCCTCGTCCACTGCACATAGCTACAAGAAGTTCACCTTCTCTG ACagtgaaggtgatgatgatgatgaaggtctTGGTCAGACACCTCACACTAAAG ATCCAGACGACCCCCTGGCTGATCTACTTGATGACTTACTTCCAGAAGAAACCAAGTCTGAAACTAAATCCAGCATCCAGCGGGCCAAACCTGGAAAATCTGCAGCATCTCCTGCAGCATCTCCGGTCCTAAAGACTGAAACAT CTAAGACAGCAGCAAAACGAGGTGATCTCACGTTTGACGATGATAAGGACGACCTCATGGATGCACTTGGATTTGACGGCGATAAAAGCTACCCCAAGAAAAAAGAGACTGCGCTTTGGTCCAACAAAGACAA GAGTGAGCCCCCACAGAGAGCTCGTACAAGACTAGATGAGATCCTGGAGAGTTTGACTTCACCTCGTCTTCTGGAGCGGCCTGCGACGGGCGAGTTGAAGGACCAGCTTCAGTCCCAAGAGAAGCAGCAACAAGAGAAGACCTCCGGTGTGAAAG aatcacttttagAAGATGACCTCACATTCGGTTCCTATCAGCCCACGCTGGTGTCCACGCCTGAAGGGCGCCAGTCTCGCAGACAgtctgtcag ATTTTCTACAGAGGATGTGAGTTCTTCTACCCCGGAGAAGAAACCAAaacccaccacccccacccccattCGAAAACGCAACTCAGCCGACTGGCTGGGCCTCAAGACAAGCGACGACTACACCTTTTTAGAAGGTGAAGCCAAAGAGGCCAAGGCCTCGACAGATTCTCCGAAGGCTCCGTCCTCTCCTTCACTAGTGAGAAAATCCTCCCTGACTGGTAGCCACAACACATCGACTGCAAAAATGGCAGCAGAAACTCCAACCAACCCAACTGACAatacaaccaaacaaaccaagCCAGATGTTTCTAAAAGccagaggagggaagaagaatcGGATGACTGGTTGGCGGGAGCACTGAGCAGGAAGAAGGCTCTGTCCGGGTCGAACTCTGAGGCAAAAACGTCCAAGCAGGAAGACTCTTTAGGCCTGGGAGAAGAAATGGATCTGGATTCAGTTGTTAG TAGACAAGTCACTCCACAAGCTCCCAGGGCCAGAGAGGACACTCTTCCATCTCCCAAGGAAACCAG CAGCACTTTTCTTGGACAGCCCAGCCCCACCGCTCACTCCACTCCTGTCAGAGAGAAGGGGACCAAGCAAG TTCCTGCTGCTAGCATTATCCAGACCCCACCCGAGCCTCAGTCCCAACCCCAACATTTACCGTCCGATAGGGGATCCAAGGTGCTACGAGGGCCCAGCCAGGCTTCGGATGAAACCCCTCAGCAGCTGCCGTTGTTTAACCCTGTGTCTGCTATGCTGCCCGGCTCAGTGTGGT TTCCACAGCAAAGCCAAATGCAGAATGCATCGACCGCTGCCCAACAACAg GTGACACTTTCAGCGgacagtctgcagcagctgcttctgcagcagcag AAGATGATGCAGTCTCAGTTGCTGGGTCCTGGGGCCCTGCAGAGACTcaaagaaacagagcagcaacCTGGAGACTATCAAGCTTTAAAGGCTCGCATCATCCAGCTGGAGGGACAG GTGAAGACTCTGCAGCTGGAGCGAGACCAAAGCCAAATGTTACTAGAAAACATCCAGCAGCGGCATAAACAAGATATGGAGCTCGTGGAGAACGCACACAA GGCTCGTGTGAAACTGCTCGAGGAATcggcagcacagagagaaacacaagcGCGACAGGAGTGTGAAGACCTTATGGAACGTCTGGCCACGGCAACACGATCGGCTGAGCGGGAACGCTCGGAGCTGCAGGCTCAGTACCAACGCAAACTGGCTCAGGCCCAGCAAGACAGAGACCGCGAGGTGGAGAGACTCAGAGACCTCCAGAG GAAATCTATCTtggagatgaagaaagaccACGAGGACCAGGTCCACAGACTGAAGAAATTAAAGGACGAAGAGATCGATGCGGTTACAAGTGCAACATCTCAGACCAG GTCTCTGACAGTGGTGATTGAGCAGATGGAGCAGTTCTCCTCTCGGCTTGGAGAGCTTTCTTCTCGAGTGGAgagcacacatgaacacacggCTCATGGCCTGGAGCAAGGGGCACGGCACCGAGATGAGCAGCTTCGAC tgatgCAGGACCGTCTGGCCCAGCAGCAGAAATCCATGGTGGAGGAGAGAGCTTACCTCAAGGAAATAATTTCCAGGATGGACACTCAGCTCAATGAGCAGCAGAGACAGCTTGAGAAG GAACGCTGGAAGATGACGGCAGAGCAGGCGAAGGCAGAGTCTACCCAAAGAGGCCTGGAGGACGAGCGGCGCGCCCTCAGCATGCAGATCAACATGGAAAGAGAGGAGCTGGAAAGAGCCAAG AGTGCATTACTGGAAGAGCAGAAGACAGTGATGCAGCACTgcgcagaggagaggaggaagctggCAGCCGAGTGGGCTCACTTCCACACCCTGGAGAAACAGAGACACGAGAGGGCCGAGCGGGAGGTCAGCAGTCTcttggagaagagagagggctCCATCTTAAGTCTGGCACAG GAACAAGCGGACCTAAAGCTTCACACTGCAGAGCTGAAACAGAAGGAGATAGCTGTGGCGCATGAAAGAGAGACTCTCGAAAGACTAAGAGACGAactgcacagagagaaagagaaaataagcaGCACAGCTTTGAGACTTGAGACACGAGCCCACGAGGTGGAGGCCTTTAGCAAG CTCGCCGAAGAGAAGCACGAGGAAGGAAAACGAGCGTTGCAGGAGGCCAAACGCGTGGAGGCCGAGCACGAAGCGAGGCTCACCAGCATCCACACGCAGACAGAGCGGCTGAGGCAGCAGGAAAAACAGATTCTTCAG GAGCGAATGCGCTTGAGTAAGCTGcagaaggagacagacaggctgagacAAGACGCTCCGATTACATCTTTACCGCAGATTATTCCACCCATTCTACCAG aTGAAGGTTCATTCTTGCCAAACCCAGAGTTCACATCGACCCTGGATGTGCCCCCCTCTACTTTATTCACCAGCTCGCAGTCCATGGCTCTTCAGGCTAGTCTGGCTCTGTGGAAGTACACCGCAGAAAAG GACCGTGAGTACCTCCAAGAGGAGCAGGTCTTCTTGGACAATTTGAAGAAGAAACCTTACAGATCGTGTCTCAACACAGATTGA
- the fbf1 gene encoding fas-binding factor 1 homolog isoform X1, with translation MATNLKGKPSKSSFGDDDLLDSLFEDKKHPVRLKATRGGALNRSSATDNIFSMLAEEVKRDGGDTEDSDVSAADPNDILKNMKGMDDMDADLFASKKKPSSAPAQTNRLGNEGPKKDSLGSKPEGADESTTRVKKPNSAPSSTAHSYKKFTFSDSEGDDDDEGLGQTPHTKDPDDPLADLLDDLLPEETKSETKSSIQRAKPGKSAASPAASPVLKTETSKTAAKRGDLTFDDDKDDLMDALGFDGDKSYPKKKETALWSNKDKSEPPQRARTRLDEILESLTSPRLLERPATGELKDQLQSQEKQQQEKTSGVKESLLEDDLTFGSYQPTLVSTPEGRQSRRQSVRFSTEDVSSSTPEKKPKPTTPTPIRKRNSADWLGLKTSDDYTFLEGEAKEAKASTDSPKAPSSPSLVRKSSLTGSHNTSTAKMAAETPTNPTDNTTKQTKPDVSKSQRREEESDDWLAGALSRKKALSGSNSEAKTSKQEDSLGLGEEMDLDSVVSRQVTPQAPRAREDTLPSPKETSSTFLGQPSPTAHSTPVREKGTKQVPAASIIQTPPEPQSQPQHLPSDRGSKVLRGPSQASDETPQQLPLFNPVSAMLPGSVWSVPQQSQMQNASTAAQQQVTLSADSLQQLLLQQQKMMQSQLLGPGALQRLKETEQQPGDYQALKARIIQLEGQVKTLQLERDQSQMLLENIQQRHKQDMELVENAHKARVKLLEESAAQRETQARQECEDLMERLATATRSAERERSELQAQYQRKLAQAQQDRDREVERLRDLQRKSILEMKKDHEDQVHRLKKLKDEEIDAVTSATSQTRSLTVVIEQMEQFSSRLGELSSRVESTHEHTAHGLEQGARHRDEQLRLMQDRLAQQQKSMVEERAYLKEIISRMDTQLNEQQRQLEKERWKMTAEQAKAESTQRGLEDERRALSMQINMEREELERAKSALLEEQKTVMQHCAEERRKLAAEWAHFHTLEKQRHERAEREVSSLLEKREGSILSLAQEQADLKLHTAELKQKEIAVAHERETLERLRDELHREKEKISSTALRLETRAHEVEAFSKLAEEKHEEGKRALQEAKRVEAEHEARLTSIHTQTERLRQQEKQILQERMRLSKLQKETDRLRQDAPITSLPQIIPPILPDEGSFLPNPEFTSTLDVPPSTLFTSSQSMALQASLALWKYTAEKDREYLQEEQVFLDNLKKKPYRSCLNTD, from the exons ATG GCTACAAATCTGAAGGGCAAGCCATCCAAGA GTTCATTCGGAGATGACGATTTGCTTGACAGCTTGTTTGAGGATAAAA AACACCCAGTGAGGCTGAAAGCAACCCGGGGTGGAGCCCTGAATCG ctCGTCTGCCACCGATAACATCTTCAGTATGCTggcagaggaggtgaagagggacGGCGGGGACACAGAG GACTCTGATGTCTCAGCAGCAGATCCCAATGACATACTGAAGAACATGAAG GGCATGGACGATATGGACGCCGACCTTTTTGCGTCAAAGAAAAAGCCGAGTTCAGCTCCTGCACAAACAAATCGGCTCGGTAACGAAGGGCCAAAGAAAGACTCTTTAGGAAGTAAACCAGAGGGAGCAG ATGAATCCACCACAAGAGTGAAGAAGCCAAACTCTGCACCCTCGTCCACTGCACATAGCTACAAGAAGTTCACCTTCTCTG ACagtgaaggtgatgatgatgatgaaggtctTGGTCAGACACCTCACACTAAAG ATCCAGACGACCCCCTGGCTGATCTACTTGATGACTTACTTCCAGAAGAAACCAAGTCTGAAACTAAATCCAGCATCCAGCGGGCCAAACCTGGAAAATCTGCAGCATCTCCTGCAGCATCTCCGGTCCTAAAGACTGAAACAT CTAAGACAGCAGCAAAACGAGGTGATCTCACGTTTGACGATGATAAGGACGACCTCATGGATGCACTTGGATTTGACGGCGATAAAAGCTACCCCAAGAAAAAAGAGACTGCGCTTTGGTCCAACAAAGACAA GAGTGAGCCCCCACAGAGAGCTCGTACAAGACTAGATGAGATCCTGGAGAGTTTGACTTCACCTCGTCTTCTGGAGCGGCCTGCGACGGGCGAGTTGAAGGACCAGCTTCAGTCCCAAGAGAAGCAGCAACAAGAGAAGACCTCCGGTGTGAAAG aatcacttttagAAGATGACCTCACATTCGGTTCCTATCAGCCCACGCTGGTGTCCACGCCTGAAGGGCGCCAGTCTCGCAGACAgtctgtcag ATTTTCTACAGAGGATGTGAGTTCTTCTACCCCGGAGAAGAAACCAAaacccaccacccccacccccattCGAAAACGCAACTCAGCCGACTGGCTGGGCCTCAAGACAAGCGACGACTACACCTTTTTAGAAGGTGAAGCCAAAGAGGCCAAGGCCTCGACAGATTCTCCGAAGGCTCCGTCCTCTCCTTCACTAGTGAGAAAATCCTCCCTGACTGGTAGCCACAACACATCGACTGCAAAAATGGCAGCAGAAACTCCAACCAACCCAACTGACAatacaaccaaacaaaccaagCCAGATGTTTCTAAAAGccagaggagggaagaagaatcGGATGACTGGTTGGCGGGAGCACTGAGCAGGAAGAAGGCTCTGTCCGGGTCGAACTCTGAGGCAAAAACGTCCAAGCAGGAAGACTCTTTAGGCCTGGGAGAAGAAATGGATCTGGATTCAGTTGTTAG TAGACAAGTCACTCCACAAGCTCCCAGGGCCAGAGAGGACACTCTTCCATCTCCCAAGGAAACCAG CAGCACTTTTCTTGGACAGCCCAGCCCCACCGCTCACTCCACTCCTGTCAGAGAGAAGGGGACCAAGCAAG TTCCTGCTGCTAGCATTATCCAGACCCCACCCGAGCCTCAGTCCCAACCCCAACATTTACCGTCCGATAGGGGATCCAAGGTGCTACGAGGGCCCAGCCAGGCTTCGGATGAAACCCCTCAGCAGCTGCCGTTGTTTAACCCTGTGTCTGCTATGCTGCCCGGCTCAGTGTGGT cAGTTCCACAGCAAAGCCAAATGCAGAATGCATCGACCGCTGCCCAACAACAg GTGACACTTTCAGCGgacagtctgcagcagctgcttctgcagcagcag AAGATGATGCAGTCTCAGTTGCTGGGTCCTGGGGCCCTGCAGAGACTcaaagaaacagagcagcaacCTGGAGACTATCAAGCTTTAAAGGCTCGCATCATCCAGCTGGAGGGACAG GTGAAGACTCTGCAGCTGGAGCGAGACCAAAGCCAAATGTTACTAGAAAACATCCAGCAGCGGCATAAACAAGATATGGAGCTCGTGGAGAACGCACACAA GGCTCGTGTGAAACTGCTCGAGGAATcggcagcacagagagaaacacaagcGCGACAGGAGTGTGAAGACCTTATGGAACGTCTGGCCACGGCAACACGATCGGCTGAGCGGGAACGCTCGGAGCTGCAGGCTCAGTACCAACGCAAACTGGCTCAGGCCCAGCAAGACAGAGACCGCGAGGTGGAGAGACTCAGAGACCTCCAGAG GAAATCTATCTtggagatgaagaaagaccACGAGGACCAGGTCCACAGACTGAAGAAATTAAAGGACGAAGAGATCGATGCGGTTACAAGTGCAACATCTCAGACCAG GTCTCTGACAGTGGTGATTGAGCAGATGGAGCAGTTCTCCTCTCGGCTTGGAGAGCTTTCTTCTCGAGTGGAgagcacacatgaacacacggCTCATGGCCTGGAGCAAGGGGCACGGCACCGAGATGAGCAGCTTCGAC tgatgCAGGACCGTCTGGCCCAGCAGCAGAAATCCATGGTGGAGGAGAGAGCTTACCTCAAGGAAATAATTTCCAGGATGGACACTCAGCTCAATGAGCAGCAGAGACAGCTTGAGAAG GAACGCTGGAAGATGACGGCAGAGCAGGCGAAGGCAGAGTCTACCCAAAGAGGCCTGGAGGACGAGCGGCGCGCCCTCAGCATGCAGATCAACATGGAAAGAGAGGAGCTGGAAAGAGCCAAG AGTGCATTACTGGAAGAGCAGAAGACAGTGATGCAGCACTgcgcagaggagaggaggaagctggCAGCCGAGTGGGCTCACTTCCACACCCTGGAGAAACAGAGACACGAGAGGGCCGAGCGGGAGGTCAGCAGTCTcttggagaagagagagggctCCATCTTAAGTCTGGCACAG GAACAAGCGGACCTAAAGCTTCACACTGCAGAGCTGAAACAGAAGGAGATAGCTGTGGCGCATGAAAGAGAGACTCTCGAAAGACTAAGAGACGAactgcacagagagaaagagaaaataagcaGCACAGCTTTGAGACTTGAGACACGAGCCCACGAGGTGGAGGCCTTTAGCAAG CTCGCCGAAGAGAAGCACGAGGAAGGAAAACGAGCGTTGCAGGAGGCCAAACGCGTGGAGGCCGAGCACGAAGCGAGGCTCACCAGCATCCACACGCAGACAGAGCGGCTGAGGCAGCAGGAAAAACAGATTCTTCAG GAGCGAATGCGCTTGAGTAAGCTGcagaaggagacagacaggctgagacAAGACGCTCCGATTACATCTTTACCGCAGATTATTCCACCCATTCTACCAG aTGAAGGTTCATTCTTGCCAAACCCAGAGTTCACATCGACCCTGGATGTGCCCCCCTCTACTTTATTCACCAGCTCGCAGTCCATGGCTCTTCAGGCTAGTCTGGCTCTGTGGAAGTACACCGCAGAAAAG GACCGTGAGTACCTCCAAGAGGAGCAGGTCTTCTTGGACAATTTGAAGAAGAAACCTTACAGATCGTGTCTCAACACAGATTGA